From Coffea arabica cultivar ET-39 chromosome 9c, Coffea Arabica ET-39 HiFi, whole genome shotgun sequence, one genomic window encodes:
- the LOC113708087 gene encoding NAC domain-containing protein 6-like isoform X2, which yields MKPASSLPSQFQLQFHSVFLQYVAEPRCIFEFSYRSFQLVIKILAERMDDSTTSSDLELPGFRFHPTEEELLDFYLKSTVLGKKLHCDIIGCLNIYDHDPWDLPGLARIGEREWYFFVPRDRKRGSGGGGRPNRTTKRGFWKATGSDRKILSLSNPKKMIGLKKTLVFYTGRAPRGCKTDWVMNEYRLPDHHDRDHRTCHSLSGTPNAVVLCKIYRKATSLRVLEQRAGVDQQQPEEAKALSIPVLLHHHHHTSSTDYYYYASGRDPSSSPPLIDDAASICNNIQQHDLPMPYHHHPLAFKKEDEELSSGLDKKHVAITPAITADDDEEDDEDDHDSLECKGKSRTCTNNLRLPSTTTTGNSGNTLAELQVPSRLSMDWTQDPFWAQLRSPWLDNLATPNYHANVLNF from the exons atgaagCCTGCCTCATCACTCCCATCGCAGTTCCAACTGCAGTTCCATAGCGTTTTCTTACAGTACGTAGCTGAGCCAAGGTGTATTTTCGAGTTTAGTTACAGAAGCTTTCAGCTAGTCATAAAAATATTAGCAGAAAGAATGGATGATTCGACGACATCAAGTGATCTTGAGCTGCCGGGGTTCAGGTTCCACCCAACGGAGGAGGAGCTTCTTGATTTCTACCTCAAAAGCACGGTACTCGGCAAGAAGTTGCACTGCGACATAATTGGTTGTCTCAACATCTATGATCACGATCCCTGGGACTTGCCAG GGCTGGCGAGAATTGGCGAGAGAGAATGGTACTTTTTCGTGCCTCGCGACAGAAAGCGTGGGAGCGGAGGCGGCGGAAGACCCAATCGGACCACCAAAAGGGGATTTTGGAAGGCAACGGGATCAGACCGTAAAATCCTGAGCTTATCCAACCCTAAGAAGATGATCGGGCTGAAGAAAACGCTGGTTTTCTACACAGGCAGAGCACCTCGAGGATGCAAGACTGATTGGGTCATGAACGAGTATCGCCTGCCTGATCATCATGATCGTGATCATCGCACTTGCCATTCTCTTTCCGGCACCCCCAAC GCTGTGGTTCTGTGCAAAATATACAGGAAAGCAACTTCACTGAGGGTGTTGGAGCAGAGAGCTGGTGTCGATCAACAACAACCAGAAGAAGCCAAGGCGTTGTCGATCCCCGtcctcctccaccaccaccaccatacTAGTAGTACTGATTATTATTACTATGCTTCCGGCCGGGATCCCTCCTCATCCCCACCATTAATAGACGACGCTGCCTCAATTTGCAATAATATCCAGCAACACGACCTCCCAATGCCCTACCATCATCATCCTCTGGCCTTCAAAAAGGAAGACGAAGAGCTATCATCCGGATTAGACAAGAAACACGTTGCTATTACTCCTGCTATTACTGCTGATGACGACGAGGAAGACGACGAGGACGACCACGATTCCCTTGAATGCAAGGGCAAGTCCAGGACTTGCACAAACAATCTACGGTTGccatcaacaacaacaacggGGAATTCTGGAAACACATTGGCAGAACTTCAGGTACCATCCAGATTGAGCATGGACTGGACGCAGGATCCTTTCTGGGCTCAATTACGTAGCCCCTGGCTTGACAACTTGGCCACCCCTAATTACCATGCTAATGTGCTCAACTTCTGA
- the LOC113708087 gene encoding NAC domain-containing protein 6-like isoform X1 — MKPASSLPSQFQLQFHSVFLQYVAEPRCIFEFSYRSFQLVIKILAERMDDSTTSSDLELPGFRFHPTEEELLDFYLKSTVLGKKLHCDIIGCLNIYDHDPWDLPGLARIGEREWYFFVPRDRKRGSGGGGRPNRTTKRGFWKATGSDRKILSLSNPKKMIGLKKTLVFYTGRAPRGCKTDWVMNEYRLPDHHDRDHRTCHSLSGTPNQAVVLCKIYRKATSLRVLEQRAGVDQQQPEEAKALSIPVLLHHHHHTSSTDYYYYASGRDPSSSPPLIDDAASICNNIQQHDLPMPYHHHPLAFKKEDEELSSGLDKKHVAITPAITADDDEEDDEDDHDSLECKGKSRTCTNNLRLPSTTTTGNSGNTLAELQVPSRLSMDWTQDPFWAQLRSPWLDNLATPNYHANVLNF; from the exons atgaagCCTGCCTCATCACTCCCATCGCAGTTCCAACTGCAGTTCCATAGCGTTTTCTTACAGTACGTAGCTGAGCCAAGGTGTATTTTCGAGTTTAGTTACAGAAGCTTTCAGCTAGTCATAAAAATATTAGCAGAAAGAATGGATGATTCGACGACATCAAGTGATCTTGAGCTGCCGGGGTTCAGGTTCCACCCAACGGAGGAGGAGCTTCTTGATTTCTACCTCAAAAGCACGGTACTCGGCAAGAAGTTGCACTGCGACATAATTGGTTGTCTCAACATCTATGATCACGATCCCTGGGACTTGCCAG GGCTGGCGAGAATTGGCGAGAGAGAATGGTACTTTTTCGTGCCTCGCGACAGAAAGCGTGGGAGCGGAGGCGGCGGAAGACCCAATCGGACCACCAAAAGGGGATTTTGGAAGGCAACGGGATCAGACCGTAAAATCCTGAGCTTATCCAACCCTAAGAAGATGATCGGGCTGAAGAAAACGCTGGTTTTCTACACAGGCAGAGCACCTCGAGGATGCAAGACTGATTGGGTCATGAACGAGTATCGCCTGCCTGATCATCATGATCGTGATCATCGCACTTGCCATTCTCTTTCCGGCACCCCCAAC CAGGCTGTGGTTCTGTGCAAAATATACAGGAAAGCAACTTCACTGAGGGTGTTGGAGCAGAGAGCTGGTGTCGATCAACAACAACCAGAAGAAGCCAAGGCGTTGTCGATCCCCGtcctcctccaccaccaccaccatacTAGTAGTACTGATTATTATTACTATGCTTCCGGCCGGGATCCCTCCTCATCCCCACCATTAATAGACGACGCTGCCTCAATTTGCAATAATATCCAGCAACACGACCTCCCAATGCCCTACCATCATCATCCTCTGGCCTTCAAAAAGGAAGACGAAGAGCTATCATCCGGATTAGACAAGAAACACGTTGCTATTACTCCTGCTATTACTGCTGATGACGACGAGGAAGACGACGAGGACGACCACGATTCCCTTGAATGCAAGGGCAAGTCCAGGACTTGCACAAACAATCTACGGTTGccatcaacaacaacaacggGGAATTCTGGAAACACATTGGCAGAACTTCAGGTACCATCCAGATTGAGCATGGACTGGACGCAGGATCCTTTCTGGGCTCAATTACGTAGCCCCTGGCTTGACAACTTGGCCACCCCTAATTACCATGCTAATGTGCTCAACTTCTGA
- the LOC113708644 gene encoding serine/threonine-protein kinase BSK1 yields MGCCESKFQSETYPEKEKEKEKENNIEPHNNSHKTLTTPPFLHPPPATPTAEPVPGTIAGVPSFSEFSLADLKAATNSFSPDFIVSESGEKAHNLVYKGRLQNRRWIAVKKFTKLAWPDPKQFAEEAWGVGKLRHRRLANLIGYCCDGDERLLVAEYMPNDSLAKHLFHWESQTIEWAMRLRVALHIAEALEYCSNEGRPLYHDLNAYRVLFDEDGDPRLSCFGLMKNSRDGKSYSTNLAYTPPEYLRNGRVTAESVMYSFGTVLLDLLSGKHIPPSHALDMIRGKNIFCLMDSHLEGKFSTEEAILVVGLASQCLQSEPRERPSTKDLVSTLGPLQPKSDVPSHVMLGISKHEETPLTPQRPLSPMGEACSRMDLTAIHQTLVMTHYRDDEGTNELSFQEWTQQMKDMLDARKRGDFAFRDRDFKTAIDCYSQFIDVGTMVSPTVYARRSLCYLMCDQPDAALRDAMQAQCVYPDWPTAFYMQSVALAKLDMHQDAADMLNEAAGLEEKRQKGGRSGSS; encoded by the exons ATGGGCTGTTGTGAATCCAAATTTCAGTCGGAGACTTACCCggagaaggagaaggaaaaGGAGAAGGAAAACAACATCGAGCCCCACAACAACAGCCATAAAACCTTGACCACCCCGCCCTTCCTCCACCCACCTCCTGCTACTCCTACTGCCGAACCTGTCCCGGGAACCATCGCCGGAGTCCCCTCTTTCTCTGAGTTCTCTTTAGCAGACCTCAAAGCTGCCACCAACAGCTTCAGCCCCGACTTCATAGTCTCGGAAAGCGGCGAAAAAGCCcacaatcttgtgtacaaaggccGCCTCCAGAACCGCCGCTGGATCGCCGTCAAGAAGTTCACCAAATTGGCCTGGCCCGACCCCAAACAGTTCGCG GAGGAGGCGTGGGGTGTAGGGAAGTTGAGGCATCGGAGGCTGGCTAATTTGATTGGGTATTGCTGTGATGGGGATGAGAGGTTGTTGGTTGCTGAGTACATGCCCAATGATTCTCTTGCTAAGCACTTGTTTCACT GGGAGAGTCAGACCATTGAATGGGCCATGCGTTTGAGAGTAGCACTTCATATAGCTGAAGCCTTGGAGTATTGTAGCAATGAAGGACGTCCATTATATCATGATCTAAATGCTTACAGAGTTCTATTTGATGAG GATGGTGATCCACGGCTGTCATGTTTCGGATTGATGAAGAATAGTAGGGATGGTAAAAGTTATAGCACAAATCTTGCTTATACTCCTCCAGAGTATTTAAGAAATG GAAGGGTTACAGCAGAGAGTGTTATGTACAGTTTTGGTACTGTTCTTTTGGATTTGCTAAGTGGAAAGCACATCCCTCCAAGCCAC GCTCTTGATATGATACGGGgtaaaaatatcttttgtttaATGGATTCACATCTGGAGGGAAAGTTCTCCACAGAAGAAGCAATTTTAGTTGTCGGTCTAGCCTCTCAATGCTTGCAATCTGAACCGAGGGAACGGCCCAGTACAAAGGACCTAGTTTCTACACTAGGTCCATTACAGCCCAAATCCGAT GTTCCGTCTCATGTCATGCTTGGAATTTCGAAGCATGAGGAAACCCCGTTGACGCCACAACGTCCTCTCTCTCCAATGGGAGAGGCCTGTTCCAGGATGGACCTCACGGCAATCCATCAGACACTGGTCATGACACACTACCGGGATGATGAAGGAACAAATGAG TTGTCTTTTCAAGAATGGACCCAGCAAATGAAGGATATGTTGGACGCAAGGAAACGTGGAGACTTTGCTTTCCGTGATAGGGATTTTAAAACTGCCATAGATTGTTATTCACAG TTTATAGATGTTGGTACCATGGTGTCTCCAACCGTTTATGCTAGGCGGAGCCTGTGTTATCTGATGTGCGATCAACCGGATGCCGCCCTTAGGGACGCAATGCAAGCTCAGTGTGTGTACCCAGATTGGCCAACAGCTTTCTACATGCAGTCGGTGGCGCTGGCCAAACTGGACATGCACCAGGATGCTGCTGACATGCTGAATGAGGCTGCTGGGCTGGAAGAGAAAAGGCAGAAAGGTGGGAGATCAGGATCATCATGA